A stretch of Gemmatimonadaceae bacterium DNA encodes these proteins:
- a CDS encoding nucleoside triphosphate pyrophosphohydrolase family protein, translating into MNMNEYQELAARTLGRDRTHEQQLANAALGLTGEAGETAEIIKKHLFHATPLDQDALAKELGDCLWYIGAFATVLGLSLDDIAQRNIDKLRKRYPEGFDTERSRNRTE; encoded by the coding sequence ATGAACATGAACGAGTATCAGGAACTGGCCGCCCGCACCCTGGGCCGCGATCGTACCCATGAGCAGCAACTCGCCAACGCGGCGTTGGGGCTGACGGGTGAGGCCGGCGAGACGGCCGAGATCATCAAGAAGCACCTGTTTCACGCCACGCCGCTGGATCAGGATGCGTTGGCCAAGGAGCTTGGCGACTGCCTGTGGTATATCGGCGCCTTTGCCACGGTGCTGGGGCTGTCGTTGGATGACATCGCGCAGCGCAACATCGACAAGCTGCGCAAGCGCTATCCCGAGGGGTTCGATACCGAGCGCAGTCGCAACCGGACGGAGTAA
- the queG gene encoding tRNA epoxyqueuosine(34) reductase QueG → MVTSADRRSLSERLKAQAYGLGFDLAGIAELGEPATRDRFDAWLAAGHHGEMAYLDGDGAELRRDARRPHVGATHALVVAMSYGGREPSGPIARYARGDDYHELLRERVRQLHHWLERETGKTINARPYVDSGPILERDLARRAGLGWFGKNTLLISPRIGSFFFLASLFVEFPLEPDAPFEADRCGTCTRCLDACPTDAFAGPRDLDASKCISYLTIELKGDIPEHLRQAMGALVFGCDICQEVCPWNVTFTTELREPAFASREMFLDAGSREGTRALAREILTMDAADYAAAFKGGAIKRAKLWMLKRNACVVLGNIGTTDDVSVLEAMLAHEHEVVREQAAWAMAQVQQRRLQLHRQAE, encoded by the coding sequence GTGGTCACTTCCGCAGATCGCCGGTCGTTATCGGAGCGTCTCAAGGCGCAGGCCTACGGACTGGGCTTCGACTTGGCCGGCATCGCCGAGTTGGGTGAACCGGCCACGCGCGATCGGTTTGATGCGTGGCTGGCCGCTGGACACCACGGTGAAATGGCGTATCTCGATGGCGACGGCGCGGAATTGCGCCGCGATGCGCGACGGCCGCACGTCGGCGCCACGCATGCATTGGTTGTGGCCATGTCGTATGGCGGTCGTGAACCCAGCGGTCCGATCGCGCGGTACGCGCGCGGTGACGACTACCATGAGTTGCTGCGTGAGCGTGTGCGCCAATTGCATCACTGGCTGGAACGCGAAACAGGAAAGACCATCAACGCGCGCCCGTACGTCGACTCGGGCCCGATACTGGAGCGCGATCTTGCCCGGCGCGCAGGGCTGGGGTGGTTCGGCAAGAACACGCTGCTCATCAGTCCGCGCATCGGGTCGTTCTTCTTCCTGGCGTCGTTGTTCGTGGAGTTTCCGTTGGAGCCGGACGCGCCGTTCGAGGCCGACCGCTGTGGCACCTGCACGCGCTGCCTTGACGCCTGTCCCACTGACGCGTTTGCGGGACCACGTGACCTTGATGCCAGCAAGTGCATCTCATATCTGACCATCGAGCTCAAGGGGGACATTCCGGAGCATTTACGCCAGGCGATGGGGGCGCTGGTGTTCGGGTGCGACATCTGTCAGGAGGTGTGTCCGTGGAACGTGACGTTCACGACGGAGCTGCGTGAGCCGGCGTTCGCGTCGCGCGAGATGTTTCTCGATGCGGGATCACGCGAGGGCACGCGGGCGTTGGCGCGCGAGATCTTGACGATGGACGCCGCAGATTACGCGGCGGCGTTCAAGGGCGGCGCGATCAAGCGCGCCAAGCTGTGGATGCTCAAGCGGAACGCGTGTGTGGTGCTGGGGAACATCGGTACCACCGACGATGTTTCGGTGCTCGAGGCGATGCTGGCGCATGAGCACGAGGTCGTGCGCGAACAGGCGGCGTGGGCGATGGCACAGGTGCAGCAGCGCCGCTTACAACTTCATCGCCAAGCGGAGTGA